Within Triticum dicoccoides isolate Atlit2015 ecotype Zavitan chromosome 1B, WEW_v2.0, whole genome shotgun sequence, the genomic segment ATAAGGATTTTCCCTTGCGCATGTCTTACATATATAGATGAAAGAGTCACATATACTACACCAACACAACAACGCCCAGCCAGGTGCAAACTGAAAACTGCAATGGCGAACACAACAAGATCCATAGCTATTGTTCTTATTGTGCTTGCGGCCTTGTCCTTTGGTTTCCCTGCCATCGATGCCGACGCCACCCTCCTCGTCAAGACATGCAAGAAGACCACAAACGCCTTGTTGTGCCTGGCAGTGTTGAACGTCGACCCAAAGAGCGCCTACGCCACCACCGAGCACGACCTTGCCAGCGCCGCACTGCAGGTCGCAATTAACACTGCTGACCACAACGTCGAGGTCATCCACAACTTAGCCAAGGATGTCCAAGGCACACCTGAAGGAGGCGCGTTGAACATCTGCCTCGGGGCCTATGTTGATGCCGCCAACGACCTCGAGATCGACGCTCGCCCCGGTTTTGATGGCGGGAACTATGTCGGCGCAAGGAATCTCGTGTTGGGTGCCAAGGGCGCCGGTGGTAGATGCGAGGATGCGTTCAAGGGGGTCAACAAGAAGTCCCCGGTGACAAACATAGATCAACAGATGACAGAGCATTGTGGCGTCGCAGGTGAACTCATTGGCCTTCTTATACACAAGTGATCTGTCCTAAATGAATCTCTTCTCATATGTACAATCCCCCGTCAATAATGAATGAGCAGGTCATCTAGCAACATATTTTGGTCCTGGATGCAGCTGTGAATTACGGAGCTTAACAACACAAAAAAGAACAGTCTTACCAACTAGGCAACTTGGGTACTCTATTGCCGAAAGCGACCAAGCGCGATAGCTCCTATTTCTACATATGTGCATTGATCTAGCTAGGGCACCAAACCGACAATTTAGTCGGTCAAAGTTCCACGGCAGATGGCACCAGGTACACGAAGAAATGGATCCCCTCCTCATTTTAATCTCGCAATCCCGCACGGTAAGGCTGTCCCTCATAACAACCGATCCTAAAGAGGTATTAAGGGATTCAAAGGTCGTATACTAAGGCCAGTCACAAAATGAGACAAAGGCCAGCCACAAAATATCAGACCATAACCAATTTTACAGGTGCATTCTTTTTAAGTTGTAACCAGATACTTGGATACATATACATGTAGTCAACGGCCCTCCAGGTAACTTTTTTTTTGAATAAATTCTTGTATTACTCCAAAAAAAACTTAAGGATTACAATACAGTTTAAAAAAAAAATTAAAGTGTCGGGGGCCCTCCAGGTAACTAGCCCTCTGCTCCTCCATCCGAAGCCTATACCTCGCCCAAGTTTCTCGCCGTGCTTGTGAGAACAGACGGGTGTCGAGACCCAGTAATTTGAAGTCCGACTCTCTCGAGCAGCTGTCCTGTGGCTGGCCGATGTCCGCCACTTCATCTTATTTATCCAATGTCTTTTGTGCTTTGCCTGTATTTCTTCATAACTTTTATGGCCTATAGGAATTTGTAGGCTGCAATCCAAGTGCTTGCAGAAGCGTTTCATATTTTCTTCTTCCAAATAGTAGCTATTTCCCTGTGATAGCAATACCacgtactcccttcgtttcaaaatagatgactcaactttgtactaactttagtacaaagttagtataaagttgggtcatctattttggaacagagggagtatttggcaGGCCTATGTGTTTTCTTTACTCATACATCTTGGTTTTGTTAATATGCTTAGTGCTTCAGAAGACATAGTTTCCTTACAGTACTCTACTCGTGAAATGAAATGCAGGATCTTTGAttccggtgagactgattttggcgaTTCAATGATTCCAAGCACTAGTGAGATCAAAACCAAGCCGGATGGTTGGGAAACTACCTGATCGTTTCCCTGGTGTGGAGTCACCTGTTTAAGGTAAATAAAGTGACTCATATATGCTCTATCCCATCTGATCATTCCCCTGTTTGGGTACAGCACTGGAG encodes:
- the LOC119300997 gene encoding pectinesterase inhibitor 12-like, whose product is MANTTRSIAIVLIVLAALSFGFPAIDADATLLVKTCKKTTNALLCLAVLNVDPKSAYATTEHDLASAALQVAINTADHNVEVIHNLAKDVQGTPEGGALNICLGAYVDAANDLEIDARPGFDGGNYVGARNLVLGAKGAGGRCEDAFKGVNKKSPVTNIDQQMTEHCGVAGELIGLLIHK